The Muribaculum intestinale genome includes the window AAGGTTTTATCGAACAACGTCCGCTCAGGCTTTATGTGCGGACGTTGTTTTTGTAACTGAGCATGACGGACGATTTGATTATTATTGCTCCTTATCAGTCGCCTTGTGGCACTCTCGTACTTGGTGACTGGAATGGGTCGTTGTGTATGTGCGACTGGCTGCATGGCCGTTTCCATGCCCGCACATTGCAGCGCCTGCTCCGGCACACGCGTGCCCGTGATTTTGCCAATGGCGACAGCCTGGTCATTGATATGGCACGCCGGCAGCTTGATGAATATTTTGCCCGCATACGCCGAAATTTTGATATTCCGCTGTTGTATGCAGGCACAGAATTTCAGACCCGTGTATGGGATGCGCTCCGTAATGTGGTATATGGGTCGGATAAGAGTTATTCGGATCTTGCATCGGATGCCGGACTGCCGGCAGGTGTGCGTGCTGTGGCTAATGCTGTCGGTGCCAATGCGATGTCAGTGATAATACCATGCCATAGAATCATAGGGAGCGACGGTAGGCTTACAGGCTATGCCGGCGGGTTGGAGGCCAAAAGGTATCTTTTGGAACTGGAGAGACACAGCAATAGACTCTGACATCATGATATGAGTGGATGAAAAATCCAACAGGCGCTACATCGTAAAACGTGTAGCGCCTGTTGGATTTTATGGTGTCTTGGATTCTGTGTTGTGATTTATTCGTCGGAATCTGTATCTTCTGTATCGTCGAGGTTGATATCATCGTCCGGCTCTTCTGTTTCGGGCGAGAATTCAATCTCTTCCTGTTCGGCTTCGGCTACGAGGATATCGTTGTCGACAGTCTCTTCAGGGTCGGAATCCACGCAACATACAGAGGCTATGGT containing:
- a CDS encoding methylated-DNA--[protein]-cysteine S-methyltransferase, giving the protein MTDDLIIIAPYQSPCGTLVLGDWNGSLCMCDWLHGRFHARTLQRLLRHTRARDFANGDSLVIDMARRQLDEYFARIRRNFDIPLLYAGTEFQTRVWDALRNVVYGSDKSYSDLASDAGLPAGVRAVANAVGANAMSVIIPCHRIIGSDGRLTGYAGGLEAKRYLLELERHSNRL